A single Paraburkholderia sp. FT54 DNA region contains:
- a CDS encoding RNA polymerase sigma factor: protein MVQTDSEPVRAHGESEAARSRRFQQMVLPHLDAAYNLARWLCGNASDADDVVQEAFMRAFRFFDTFRGDSARPWLLAIVRRTWYTEWRRRASSHETVEFDDTMDDATFDGWSVGGADPQALLIRDEDTKLVHEALAQLPVEYREVLMLRELEEMGYREIAAVADVPIGTVMSRLARGRRKLAALLMEKQGGATASHRSSTCAAPGPGKSATASVTPLRASANGRPLNTPGGTAAGNAQETPDGL, encoded by the coding sequence GTGGTCCAGACCGATTCAGAACCTGTCCGCGCGCACGGCGAGTCCGAAGCAGCGAGGAGCCGGCGCTTTCAGCAGATGGTGCTGCCGCACCTCGATGCCGCGTACAACCTTGCGCGCTGGTTGTGCGGTAACGCCAGCGACGCCGACGATGTCGTGCAGGAAGCCTTCATGCGCGCGTTTCGCTTCTTCGACACCTTTCGCGGCGATTCGGCGCGACCGTGGCTGCTGGCGATCGTGCGCCGCACCTGGTACACGGAATGGCGGCGGCGGGCGTCGTCGCACGAAACGGTCGAGTTCGACGACACCATGGACGACGCCACCTTCGACGGCTGGAGCGTGGGCGGCGCCGACCCGCAGGCTCTCCTGATCCGCGACGAGGATACGAAGCTCGTGCACGAGGCGCTCGCGCAACTGCCGGTCGAATATCGGGAAGTGCTGATGCTGAGGGAACTGGAGGAGATGGGTTATCGGGAGATCGCGGCGGTGGCGGACGTGCCGATCGGCACGGTGATGTCCCGGCTCGCGCGGGGGCGTCGCAAGCTTGCCGCGTTGCTCATGGAGAAACAGGGGGGCGCAACAGCGTCGCACAGGTCGTCGACGTGCGCGGCGCCCGGCCCAGGCAAATCGGCCACGGCGAGCGTGACGCCATTGCGGGCGTCCGCCAACGGCCGGCCACTCAACACGCCAGGCGGCACGGCCGCCGGCAACGCTCAGGAGACGCCAGATGGACTGTAA
- a CDS encoding LysR family transcriptional regulator, which translates to MDRFKQIETFVRVADAGSLAAAAMEEGVSPVILGRRIDALEKRLGVKLMYRSTRRLVVSEDGAAFLERCRGLLTEWDQAENELSAGRRAVNGHLIVSAPAAFGRKHVAPLAPAFLADKPELQVSFNLTDRVVDLVREGYDLSIRIGGTVDPNFVAVKLASNRRVVCGTPEYFRRHGKPKSLEDLPQHNCLAFNLQGGQNRGWYFRRNGKLATVRVGGTLDCNDGELLHRWVSEGLGLGWRSTWEIQQQLARGELETVLDEFALPDYDILAVYPQQRYVPAKVRYFIDYLKEVYASEDYWNRPAY; encoded by the coding sequence ATGGATCGCTTCAAACAGATCGAAACGTTCGTGCGCGTTGCGGACGCCGGCAGCCTGGCTGCGGCCGCGATGGAGGAGGGCGTGTCGCCGGTGATTCTCGGCCGCCGCATCGATGCGCTGGAAAAGCGCCTTGGCGTGAAACTGATGTATCGCTCGACGCGCCGGCTGGTGGTCAGCGAAGACGGCGCCGCGTTTCTGGAGCGCTGCCGCGGTCTGCTGACCGAATGGGATCAGGCGGAAAACGAACTGAGCGCCGGGCGGCGCGCGGTCAACGGCCATCTGATCGTGTCGGCGCCGGCTGCGTTCGGACGCAAGCACGTCGCGCCGCTCGCGCCGGCGTTTCTCGCCGACAAGCCGGAATTGCAGGTGTCGTTCAATCTGACCGACCGGGTGGTGGATCTGGTGCGCGAGGGTTATGACCTGTCGATCCGCATCGGCGGGACAGTCGATCCGAATTTCGTGGCGGTCAAGCTGGCGTCGAACCGGCGCGTGGTGTGTGGCACGCCTGAGTATTTCCGCCGGCACGGCAAGCCGAAGAGTCTCGAGGATCTGCCGCAGCACAACTGTCTCGCGTTCAATCTGCAGGGCGGACAGAACCGCGGCTGGTACTTCCGCCGCAACGGCAAGCTGGCGACGGTGCGGGTGGGCGGCACCCTCGACTGCAACGACGGCGAATTGCTGCACCGCTGGGTGTCGGAAGGACTCGGGCTCGGCTGGCGCTCTACGTGGGAGATCCAGCAGCAACTGGCGCGCGGCGAGCTGGAAACCGTGCTCGACGAGTTCGCGCTACCCGATTACGACATTCTCGCGGTCTATCCGCAGCAGCGGTATGTGCCGGCCAAGGTGCGGTACTTCATCGACTATCTTAAGGAGGTGTACGCCAGCGAGGATTACTGGAATCGCCCGGCTTACTAG
- a CDS encoding asparaginase — MNTSTSSSAIPSDEGATPPLPRIVVLATGGTIAGAAASATNTSGYQAGVIGVEQLLAAVPALSTVARIEREQIASVDSKDMAMPLWTTLAQRINTLLATDDIDGVVVTHGTDTLEETAYLLHLTVKSDKPVVLTAAMRPASALSADGPLNLLNAVTVAAHAASRGQGVLVAFNNRIHSARDVVKTSTYAVDAFQSPEIGALGWVQDGRVEFQRSVMRPHTLATEFVIGAKWPHVEIVVSYAGVSRIAVDALVAAGVRGIVVAGTGNGSIHASMQQALADAASQGVAVVRASRVGSGHVMRNGAAADDALGFVSAGSLNPYKARVLLMLALAAGGTGPVVLQKFFDTY, encoded by the coding sequence ATGAATACTTCGACTTCTTCTTCCGCTATACCTTCAGACGAAGGCGCCACGCCGCCGCTGCCGCGCATCGTCGTCCTGGCGACCGGCGGCACGATTGCCGGGGCGGCCGCGAGCGCTACCAACACATCCGGTTATCAGGCCGGTGTGATCGGCGTCGAGCAATTGCTGGCCGCGGTGCCGGCCTTGTCCACGGTGGCGCGAATCGAGCGCGAGCAGATTGCGAGCGTCGACAGCAAGGACATGGCCATGCCGCTGTGGACCACGCTCGCGCAACGCATCAACACGCTGCTTGCCACCGACGACATCGACGGTGTGGTGGTCACGCACGGCACCGACACGCTCGAAGAAACCGCTTACCTGCTGCATCTGACCGTCAAGTCAGACAAGCCGGTCGTGTTGACGGCGGCCATGCGCCCGGCCTCGGCGCTGTCCGCCGACGGTCCGCTGAATCTGCTGAACGCGGTGACGGTCGCGGCGCACGCAGCCTCGCGCGGGCAGGGCGTGCTGGTGGCCTTCAACAACAGGATTCATAGCGCGCGCGACGTGGTCAAGACGAGTACCTACGCGGTCGATGCGTTTCAATCGCCCGAGATCGGCGCTCTCGGCTGGGTGCAGGACGGCCGCGTCGAATTCCAGCGCAGCGTGATGCGTCCGCATACGCTCGCCACCGAATTCGTGATCGGCGCGAAGTGGCCGCATGTGGAGATCGTCGTGAGCTACGCGGGCGTTTCGCGGATTGCCGTGGATGCGTTGGTGGCCGCCGGTGTACGCGGTATTGTCGTGGCGGGCACGGGCAATGGTTCGATTCACGCCTCGATGCAGCAGGCGCTGGCTGATGCCGCTTCGCAAGGCGTCGCGGTGGTGCGTGCGTCGCGCGTGGGTTCGGGGCATGTGATGCGCAACGGCGCGGCCGCCGACGACGCGCTCGGCTTCGTCAGCGCGGGTTCGCTGAATCCGTACAAGGCGCGCGTGCTGCTGATGCTGGCGTTGGCCGCGGGTGGCACGGGGCCGGTGGTGTTGCAGAAGTTCTTCGATACGTACTGA
- the cysT gene encoding sulfate ABC transporter permease subunit CysT: MTTLTFRKPSALPGFGLTLGITVAYLSLVVLIPLAATFLKTATLDWSQFVRAVSSPRVLASYRLTFFSALGGALINAVFGFLVAWVLVRYTFPFKRIVDAVVDLPFALPTSVAGISLAAVYAGNGWIGQFLEPLGLKIAFTPAGVLVALTFIGLPFVVRTVQPVLEEFEREQEEAAACLGASRWLTFRRVVLPAVFPALLTGFALAFARALGEYGSVIFIAGNVPMKSEITSLLIITKLEQYDYAGATALAVVMLVVSFLMLLFINTLQWFLQRRTSRGGAGPAPAVASVAAIGVGGGAQ, translated from the coding sequence ATGACGACGTTGACTTTCCGAAAACCGAGCGCGTTGCCCGGTTTTGGCCTGACACTCGGCATCACGGTGGCTTATCTGAGCCTCGTGGTGCTGATTCCGCTTGCGGCGACCTTTCTCAAGACAGCGACGCTCGACTGGAGCCAGTTCGTGCGGGCGGTGAGCTCGCCACGCGTGCTCGCGTCGTATCGCCTGACGTTCTTTTCCGCGCTCGGCGGCGCGCTGATCAACGCGGTGTTCGGCTTTCTGGTCGCGTGGGTGCTGGTGCGCTACACGTTTCCGTTCAAGCGCATCGTCGATGCCGTGGTCGATCTGCCGTTCGCGCTGCCCACCTCGGTCGCCGGCATTTCGCTCGCGGCCGTGTACGCGGGTAACGGCTGGATCGGGCAGTTCCTCGAACCGCTCGGCCTGAAGATCGCGTTCACGCCGGCGGGCGTGCTGGTCGCGCTGACCTTCATCGGTTTGCCGTTCGTCGTGCGCACGGTGCAGCCGGTGCTCGAAGAGTTCGAGCGCGAACAGGAAGAGGCGGCTGCGTGCCTGGGCGCCTCGCGCTGGCTGACGTTTCGCCGTGTGGTGTTGCCGGCGGTGTTTCCGGCTTTGCTGACGGGTTTCGCGCTGGCTTTCGCGCGCGCGCTCGGCGAGTACGGTTCGGTGATCTTCATCGCCGGCAATGTGCCGATGAAGTCGGAGATCACGTCGCTGCTCATCATCACCAAGCTCGAACAATACGACTATGCGGGCGCGACGGCGCTGGCGGTGGTGATGCTGGTCGTGTCGTTCCTGATGCTGCTCTTCATCAATACCTTGCAGTGGTTTTTGCAGCGCCGCACTAGCCGTGGCGGAGCGGGTCCGGCGCCTGCCGTTGCGAGTGTCGCCGCGATTGGTGTCGGCGGAGGTGCGCAATGA
- a CDS encoding CysB family HTH-type transcriptional regulator → MNFQQLRFVREAVRQNMNLTEVANVLYTSQSGVSKQIKDLEDELGVDIFIRRGKRLTGLTEPGKAVHQLIERMLLDAENLRRVARQYADQDSGHLVVATTHTQARYALPKVIRQFTEVFPKVHLALRQGSPQQIAQMIINGEADIGISTEALDRFPDIVTFPCYSWHHVVVVPKDHPLVGRPNLTLDEVAEFPIVTYDQDFTGRSHIDQAFAKAGALPDVVLTAIDADVIKTYVELGMGIGVVAAMAYDPKRDTELVALDTQHLFEASTTRVGLRKGAFLRAYAYRLIEMFAPQLNEADIAAQLREAV, encoded by the coding sequence ATGAATTTTCAGCAATTGCGCTTCGTGCGCGAAGCCGTGCGTCAGAACATGAATCTGACCGAAGTGGCGAACGTGCTGTACACGTCGCAGTCGGGCGTATCGAAGCAGATCAAGGATCTGGAGGACGAACTCGGCGTCGACATTTTCATTCGACGCGGCAAGCGTCTGACGGGCCTCACCGAGCCGGGCAAGGCGGTGCATCAGCTGATCGAACGGATGCTGCTCGATGCCGAGAATCTGCGGCGCGTCGCGCGCCAGTACGCTGACCAGGATAGCGGCCACCTCGTCGTGGCGACCACCCACACGCAGGCGCGCTACGCGTTGCCGAAGGTGATCCGTCAGTTCACCGAGGTGTTCCCGAAAGTGCATCTGGCGCTGCGTCAGGGCAGTCCGCAACAGATCGCGCAGATGATCATCAACGGCGAAGCGGACATCGGCATCTCCACCGAAGCGCTCGACCGCTTCCCGGATATCGTCACGTTCCCGTGCTATTCGTGGCATCACGTCGTGGTCGTGCCGAAGGATCATCCGCTGGTGGGCCGCCCGAATCTGACGCTCGACGAGGTCGCCGAATTCCCGATCGTCACTTACGACCAGGATTTCACGGGCCGCTCGCATATCGATCAGGCGTTCGCGAAAGCGGGCGCGTTGCCCGACGTCGTGCTGACCGCGATCGACGCCGACGTGATCAAGACTTACGTCGAACTCGGCATGGGCATCGGCGTGGTCGCGGCGATGGCCTACGATCCGAAGCGCGACACGGAACTGGTCGCACTCGACACGCAGCATCTGTTCGAAGCGAGCACGACGCGGGTCGGTTTGCGCAAGGGTGCGTTCCTGCGCGCGTACGCGTACCGGTTGATCGAGATGTTCGCGCCGCAATTGAACGAAGCGGATATCGCCGCGCAGTTGCGCGAAGCGGTTTGA
- a CDS encoding DUF3597 domain-containing protein, giving the protein MSIFGTIVNKLFGKAKPDQPAPAVEATPDPAAAQAAAAAPAPAPLADVDVAAIMDQFVSESGQTLNWRTSIVDTLKALGVDSSLDHRKELAKELKYSGDTNDSASMNIWLHKQVMQALAANGGKLPPDLAN; this is encoded by the coding sequence ATGAGCATCTTCGGTACCATCGTCAACAAGCTCTTCGGCAAAGCGAAGCCCGACCAGCCTGCTCCCGCGGTTGAGGCAACACCGGATCCGGCAGCGGCGCAAGCTGCCGCGGCTGCGCCGGCGCCCGCGCCGCTGGCCGATGTCGACGTCGCTGCCATCATGGACCAGTTCGTGAGCGAGAGCGGTCAAACGTTGAACTGGCGCACGTCGATCGTCGACACGCTCAAAGCGCTCGGCGTGGACAGCAGCCTCGATCATCGCAAGGAGCTCGCCAAGGAGCTGAAGTACAGCGGCGACACGAACGATTCGGCGAGCATGAACATCTGGCTGCACAAGCAGGTCATGCAGGCGCTGGCGGCGAACGGCGGCAAGCTGCCGCCGGATCTGGCGAACTGA
- the cysW gene encoding sulfate ABC transporter permease subunit CysW has product MSRDSVKNAGASAAAVAVAPRAPLNVARRPDPVTEPPVVRWILTGVALLFLALFLVVPLVAVFYQALNKGLGFYLESLADPDALSAIKLTVITAAIAVPLNLVFGLAASWCIAKFDFRGKALLTTLIDLPFSVSPVISGLIYVLMFGAQGWFGPWLQDHNVQIIFAVPGIVMATIFVTFPFVARELIPLMQAQGNDEEEAAHVLGASGWQIFRRVTLPNVKWGLLYGVILCNARAMGEFGAVSVVSGHIRGQTDTMPLHVEILYNEYNFSAAFAVASVLALLALVTLGLKLLAERHMSAELSAARDVPAYAGPVTPAAIAAPATQSTHATHASQQHPLKQGEL; this is encoded by the coding sequence ATGAGCCGCGACTCCGTGAAGAATGCAGGTGCATCAGCCGCTGCCGTAGCCGTGGCGCCGCGCGCGCCGCTGAACGTTGCGCGCCGGCCCGATCCGGTCACCGAACCGCCCGTCGTGCGCTGGATCCTGACCGGCGTCGCGCTGCTGTTTCTCGCGCTGTTTCTCGTGGTGCCGCTCGTCGCTGTGTTCTATCAGGCATTGAACAAGGGGCTCGGTTTCTATCTGGAATCGCTCGCCGATCCGGACGCGCTCTCGGCGATCAAGCTCACCGTGATCACCGCCGCGATCGCGGTGCCGCTGAACCTCGTATTCGGTCTCGCGGCTTCATGGTGTATCGCCAAGTTCGATTTCCGCGGCAAGGCGTTGCTGACCACGCTGATCGATCTGCCGTTCTCGGTGTCGCCGGTGATCTCCGGTTTGATTTATGTGCTGATGTTCGGCGCGCAGGGCTGGTTCGGCCCGTGGCTGCAGGACCACAACGTGCAGATCATTTTCGCGGTGCCGGGCATCGTGATGGCGACGATCTTCGTGACATTCCCATTCGTCGCGCGTGAACTGATTCCGCTGATGCAGGCACAAGGCAACGACGAAGAAGAAGCCGCGCATGTGCTCGGCGCGTCGGGCTGGCAGATTTTCCGCCGCGTCACGCTGCCCAACGTCAAATGGGGCCTGCTGTACGGCGTGATTCTGTGCAACGCGCGGGCGATGGGCGAGTTCGGCGCGGTGTCGGTGGTGTCGGGCCATATTCGCGGCCAGACCGACACGATGCCGCTGCACGTCGAAATTCTCTACAACGAATACAACTTCTCGGCGGCATTCGCCGTGGCGTCGGTGCTGGCTCTGCTCGCACTCGTGACGCTCGGCCTGAAGCTGCTCGCCGAGCGCCATATGTCGGCGGAACTGTCGGCCGCGCGCGATGTGCCCGCGTACGCCGGTCCCGTCACGCCGGCAGCCATTGCAGCACCGGCAACGCAATCAACGCACGCAACGCATGCATCGCAGCAACACCCGCTCAAGCAAGGAGAGCTGTAA
- the hyi gene encoding hydroxypyruvate isomerase, which produces MPKFAANLTMLFNEVPFLDRFSAAADAGFQAVEFLFPYPFQIAELSERLQQNRLKLVLHNLPAGNWEAGERGIACLPDRVSEFQEGVGRAIEYAKALKVPQLNCLVGIPTAGVDADKARSTIVDNLGFAAGELKKVGIKLLVEPCNSYDIPGFALNRSGEGLDVIRAVGSDNLFLQYDIYHMQRMEGELAATIKKNLPQIAHIQLADNPGRNEPGTGEINYPFLFDLLDSLGYDGYVGCEYKPRTTTTAGLGWVQSVAGQSRGAAQAAA; this is translated from the coding sequence ATGCCGAAATTCGCAGCGAATCTCACCATGCTATTCAACGAAGTCCCGTTCCTCGACCGCTTTTCGGCTGCGGCGGACGCGGGCTTTCAAGCCGTCGAATTCCTGTTTCCGTATCCGTTTCAGATCGCTGAGTTGAGCGAACGTCTGCAGCAGAACCGCCTGAAGCTGGTGCTGCACAACCTGCCCGCCGGCAACTGGGAAGCGGGCGAACGCGGCATTGCGTGCTTGCCGGATCGCGTGAGCGAGTTCCAGGAAGGCGTGGGCCGCGCGATCGAATACGCGAAAGCACTGAAGGTGCCGCAACTGAATTGCCTCGTCGGCATTCCGACGGCCGGCGTGGATGCGGACAAGGCACGCTCGACGATCGTCGACAACCTGGGTTTTGCCGCCGGCGAACTGAAGAAGGTCGGCATCAAGCTGCTGGTCGAGCCGTGCAACTCCTACGATATTCCGGGCTTCGCACTGAACCGTTCGGGCGAAGGCCTCGACGTGATTCGCGCCGTCGGTTCGGACAATCTGTTCCTGCAATACGACATCTATCACATGCAACGGATGGAAGGCGAACTCGCGGCGACCATCAAGAAGAACCTGCCGCAGATCGCACACATCCAGCTCGCCGACAACCCCGGCCGCAACGAACCGGGCACCGGCGAAATCAACTACCCGTTCCTGTTCGATCTGCTCGACTCGCTCGGCTATGACGGCTACGTCGGCTGCGAATACAAACCGCGCACGACGACCACCGCCGGCCTCGGCTGGGTGCAGAGCGTGGCCGGGCAAAGCCGCGGCGCGGCGCAGGCCGCCGCCTGA
- the gcl gene encoding glyoxylate carboligase: MAKMRAVDAAVLVLEKEGIDTAFGVPGAAINPFYSAMRKAGNISHVLARHVEGASHMAEGYTRAQPGNIGVCIGTSGPAGTDMITGLYSAQADSIPILAITGQAPRARLYKEDFQAVDIESIAKPVTKWAVTVREPALVPRVFQQAFHLMRSGRPGPVLVDLPIDVQLAEIEFDIDTYEPLPVYKPKATRKQIEAALTLLNNSEKPLIVSGGGVLNAAAEDLLVTFAETVGVPVIPTLMSWGAIPDDHPLMAGMVGLQTSHRYGNATMLASDFVLGIGNRWANRHTGSIEVYTKGRKFVHVDIEPTQIGRVFGPDLGIVSDAKAALELFVEVAQEWKAAGKLKDRGAWVGDCQQRKKTMLRKTHFDNVPMKPQRVYEEMNQVFGRDTCYVSTIGLSQIAGAQFLHVYKARNWINCGQAGPLGWTIPAALGVRAADPQRQIVALSGDYDFQFMIEELAAGAQFKLPYVHVVVNNSYLGLIRQAQRAFDMDFCVQLGFENINSPETNGYGVDHVAVAEGLGCKAIRVFKPEELKPALLKAQSMLSEFNVPVIVEVILERVTNISMGTEIDAINEFEELAAKREDAPTAISMLD; encoded by the coding sequence ATGGCCAAGATGAGAGCCGTCGACGCAGCCGTGCTGGTGCTCGAAAAAGAAGGCATCGACACCGCATTCGGCGTTCCGGGCGCAGCGATCAACCCGTTCTACTCGGCCATGCGCAAGGCGGGCAACATCAGCCACGTGCTGGCCCGCCACGTCGAAGGCGCGTCGCATATGGCCGAAGGCTATACGCGCGCTCAACCGGGCAACATCGGCGTGTGCATCGGCACCTCGGGCCCCGCGGGCACCGACATGATCACCGGTTTGTACTCGGCTCAGGCCGACTCCATTCCTATTCTCGCTATCACGGGCCAGGCGCCGCGCGCGCGTCTGTACAAGGAAGACTTCCAGGCCGTCGATATCGAATCGATCGCCAAGCCCGTCACCAAGTGGGCCGTCACCGTGCGTGAACCGGCCTTGGTGCCGCGCGTATTCCAGCAGGCTTTCCACCTGATGCGTTCGGGCCGTCCGGGGCCGGTGCTGGTCGATTTGCCGATCGACGTGCAGCTCGCCGAAATCGAATTCGACATCGACACGTACGAACCGCTGCCGGTCTACAAGCCGAAAGCGACGCGCAAACAGATCGAAGCCGCGCTCACGTTGCTGAACAATTCGGAGAAGCCGCTGATCGTCTCGGGTGGCGGCGTGCTGAACGCAGCCGCTGAAGACCTGCTCGTCACGTTCGCTGAAACCGTCGGCGTGCCGGTCATCCCGACGCTGATGTCGTGGGGCGCGATTCCCGACGACCATCCGCTGATGGCCGGCATGGTCGGTCTGCAAACTTCGCACCGCTACGGCAACGCGACCATGCTCGCCTCCGACTTCGTGCTCGGCATCGGCAACCGCTGGGCGAACCGTCACACGGGCAGCATCGAGGTTTATACGAAGGGCCGCAAGTTCGTGCACGTCGACATCGAGCCGACGCAGATCGGCCGCGTGTTCGGCCCGGATCTCGGCATCGTGTCGGACGCGAAGGCCGCGCTCGAACTGTTCGTCGAAGTGGCGCAGGAATGGAAGGCCGCGGGCAAGCTGAAAGACCGCGGCGCATGGGTCGGCGACTGCCAGCAACGCAAGAAGACGATGCTGCGCAAGACGCACTTCGACAACGTGCCGATGAAGCCGCAGCGCGTCTACGAAGAGATGAACCAGGTATTCGGCCGCGACACGTGCTATGTGAGCACGATCGGTCTCTCGCAGATCGCCGGCGCGCAGTTCCTGCACGTCTACAAGGCGCGCAACTGGATCAACTGCGGCCAGGCCGGCCCGCTCGGCTGGACGATCCCGGCAGCGCTCGGCGTGCGTGCGGCTGATCCGCAACGGCAGATCGTGGCGCTCTCGGGCGACTACGACTTCCAGTTCATGATCGAAGAGCTGGCAGCCGGTGCGCAATTCAAACTGCCGTACGTGCATGTGGTGGTGAACAACTCGTACCTCGGCCTGATCCGCCAGGCACAGCGCGCGTTCGACATGGACTTCTGCGTGCAGCTCGGTTTCGAGAACATCAACTCGCCGGAAACCAACGGCTATGGCGTGGATCACGTCGCCGTCGCGGAAGGTTTGGGTTGCAAGGCGATCCGCGTGTTCAAGCCGGAAGAACTGAAGCCCGCGCTGTTGAAGGCGCAGTCGATGCTCTCCGAGTTCAACGTGCCGGTGATCGTGGAAGTGATTCTGGAACGTGTGACCAATATCTCGATGGGCACCGAGATCGACGCGATCAACGAGTTCGAAGAGCTGGCCGCGAAGCGCGAAGACGCACCGACCGCGATCAGTATGCTCGACTAA
- a CDS encoding sulfate/molybdate ABC transporter ATP-binding protein, whose amino-acid sequence MGITVRNLQKRFGDFVALDNVSLDFPPGELVALLGPSGCGKTTLLRVIAGLEYADGGQVVLQGQDVATVGAREREVGFVFQHYALFRHMTVFENVAFGLRVKPRKERPSEAVIREKVHELLKLVQLDWLAQRYPSELSGGQRQRIALARALAVEPKVLLLDEPFGALDAKVRKELRSWLRRLHDDLHISTIFVTHDQEEALEVADRIVVLNRGHVEQVGSPQDVYDHPQTSFVYEFLGAANRLHGKVDASGFVVDGAALPVSIKADFSGPAFAYVRPHDLQLYPQASGHREGIVVDVRRVVTLGGSVRVELAGREGNLLEAELDREAWRDLQLSIGDGVTAVPRALRVFPAQ is encoded by the coding sequence ATGGGTATCACCGTTCGTAACCTGCAGAAGCGCTTCGGCGATTTCGTCGCGCTCGATAACGTCTCACTCGACTTTCCGCCGGGCGAACTGGTTGCGCTGCTCGGGCCGTCGGGTTGTGGCAAGACGACCTTGCTGCGCGTGATCGCCGGACTCGAATACGCGGACGGCGGCCAGGTCGTGCTGCAAGGCCAGGACGTGGCGACGGTCGGCGCACGCGAGCGGGAAGTGGGCTTCGTGTTCCAGCATTACGCGCTGTTCCGCCATATGACGGTGTTCGAGAACGTGGCGTTCGGCTTGCGGGTGAAACCGCGCAAGGAGCGTCCCTCGGAAGCGGTGATTCGCGAGAAGGTGCATGAACTGCTCAAGCTCGTGCAACTCGACTGGCTCGCGCAACGCTATCCGTCGGAATTGTCGGGCGGCCAGCGGCAACGAATCGCGCTTGCGCGCGCGTTGGCCGTCGAACCGAAAGTGCTGCTGCTCGACGAACCGTTCGGCGCGCTGGATGCGAAAGTGCGCAAGGAACTGCGCAGCTGGCTGCGGCGTCTGCACGACGATCTGCATATCTCGACGATTTTCGTCACACACGATCAGGAAGAAGCGCTCGAAGTGGCCGACCGTATCGTCGTGCTCAATCGCGGGCATGTCGAACAGGTGGGCAGTCCGCAGGACGTGTACGATCATCCGCAGACTTCGTTCGTCTACGAGTTTCTCGGCGCGGCCAACCGTCTGCATGGCAAGGTCGATGCGAGCGGTTTCGTGGTGGACGGCGCGGCGCTGCCGGTCTCGATCAAGGCCGATTTCAGCGGCCCCGCGTTTGCCTATGTGCGTCCGCACGATCTGCAGTTGTATCCGCAGGCGTCGGGCCATCGCGAGGGCATCGTCGTCGACGTGCGGCGCGTGGTGACGCTGGGCGGCTCGGTGCGGGTCGAACTCGCGGGCCGCGAGGGCAACCTGCTCGAAGCCGAACTCGATCGCGAAGCGTGGCGCGATCTGCAGCTCTCGATCGGCGACGGCGTGACGGCGGTGCCGCGTGCTTTACGCGTGTTCCCGGCGCAGTAA
- a CDS encoding 2-hydroxy-3-oxopropionate reductase, with the protein MAKIGFIGLGIMGAHMARNLIKGGHSLFVTGAYPVPEDLSKTTSVVADSTAVAQAADIVIIMVPDTPDVANVLFADDGVAAGLTKGKLVIDMSSISPLDTQAFAKKINALGVDYLDAPVSGGEVGAREASLTIMVGGPEKAFATAKPLFELMGKNISLIGENGAGQTCKVANQIIVALNIEAVAEALLFASRSGADPERVRKALMGGFASSRILEVHGERMTKRKFDPGFRIELHQKDLNLALDGARKLGIALPHTASAQQLFSVCAANGGKAWDHSAMVRALEIMANYEVAQAPGSEAKAA; encoded by the coding sequence ATGGCAAAGATCGGTTTCATCGGCCTCGGCATCATGGGCGCGCACATGGCGCGCAACCTCATCAAGGGCGGCCACTCGCTGTTCGTGACTGGCGCGTACCCGGTGCCGGAAGATCTGAGCAAGACGACGAGCGTTGTCGCCGATTCGACCGCTGTCGCGCAGGCCGCCGACATCGTCATCATCATGGTGCCGGACACGCCTGATGTCGCCAACGTGCTGTTCGCCGACGACGGCGTCGCCGCCGGCCTCACGAAGGGCAAGCTCGTGATCGACATGAGCTCGATCTCGCCGCTCGACACGCAAGCGTTCGCGAAGAAGATCAACGCGCTAGGCGTGGACTACCTGGACGCGCCGGTCTCCGGTGGCGAAGTCGGTGCACGTGAAGCGTCGTTGACGATCATGGTGGGCGGCCCGGAAAAAGCGTTCGCCACGGCGAAGCCGCTGTTCGAACTGATGGGCAAGAACATCTCGCTGATCGGCGAGAACGGCGCGGGTCAAACCTGCAAGGTCGCGAACCAGATCATCGTCGCGCTGAACATCGAAGCCGTGGCCGAAGCGCTGCTGTTCGCGTCGCGCTCGGGCGCCGATCCGGAACGTGTGCGCAAGGCGTTGATGGGTGGCTTCGCATCGTCGCGCATTCTGGAAGTGCACGGCGAGCGCATGACCAAGCGCAAGTTCGATCCGGGCTTCCGCATCGAACTGCACCAGAAGGATCTGAATCTCGCACTCGACGGCGCGCGCAAGCTCGGTATCGCCCTGCCGCATACGGCGAGCGCGCAACAACTGTTCAGCGTGTGCGCGGCGAACGGCGGCAAGGCATGGGATCACTCGGCGATGGTGCGCGCGCTCGAAATCATGGCGAACTACGAAGTCGCGCAAGCGCCGGGTAGCGAAGCCAAGGCCGCTTAA